A stretch of the Erinaceus europaeus chromosome 1, mEriEur2.1, whole genome shotgun sequence genome encodes the following:
- the LOC103128668 gene encoding isopentenyl-diphosphate Delta-isomerase 1 gives MPEINMEKLDKQQVQLLAEMCILIDENDNNIGADTKKNCHLNENIEKGLLHRAFSVFLFNTENKLLLQQRSDAKITFPGCFTNTCCSHPLSNPGELEENDAIGVRRAAQRRLKAELGIPLEEVPPEEIQYLTRLYYKAQSDDIWGEHEIGYILFMKKNVTLNPDPNEIKSYCYVSKEEVKELLRKAATGKIKLRFKIITETFLFKWWDNLHNLNVFIDHEKIHRM, from the coding sequence ATGCCTGAAATAAATATGGAGAAGCTGGATAAGCAGCAGGTGCAACTCCTGGCAGAGATGTGCATACTCATTGATGAAAACGACAATAACATTGGGGCTGACACCAAAAAGAACTGTCACCTGAATGAGAACATTGAGAAAGGATTATTGCATCGAGCATTCAGTGTCTTCTTATTTAATACTGAAAATAAGCTCTTGTTACAACAGAGATCAGATGCTAAAATTACCTTTCCAGGTTGTTTTACCAATACTTGTTGTAGTCACCCACTAAGCAATCCAGGAGAGCTTGAAGAAAATGATGCGATTGGAGTGAGAAGAGCAGCTCAGAGACGTCTGAAAGCTGAGTTAGGCATTCCCCTGGAAGAGGTTCCTCCAGAAGAAATTCAGTACCTAACACGATTGTATTACAAGGCTCAATCTGATGACATTTGGGGAGAACATGAGATTGGTTACATTTTGTTTATGAAGAAGAATGTAACTTTGAATCCAGACCCCAATGAGATTAAAAGCTATTGTTATGTGTCAAAGGAAGAAGTAAAGGAACTTTTGAGAAAGGCAGCCACTGGCAAAATTAAGTTAAGGTTCAAGATTATTACAGAGACTTTTCTCTTTAAATGGTGGGACAATTTACATAATTTGAATGTGTTTATTGACCATGAGAAAATACATAGAATGTGA